A region of the Cytobacillus luteolus genome:
TTTTTTCCTAATTGCTTCTCATCATAGTTCATTGATTTACCTACTTTCTATATGAATCAAGTTTTATTATAATACAATTTACATAATAGATAACTTATTTTTTACATAGTATTATTATTAAATAATGGAATTTAAGTATATGCATATAGATTACCTTTGAATTTGAATGCTCGTAAAACTTTAAAACTTAAAGTATTTTATAAACAAAGAGGAGAGTTATTATGGAAGTAGTATATTTGGCAGGTGGATGTTTATGGGGAGTCCAAGCTTTTATAAAAACATTACCTGGTGTTACGTTTACAGAAGCGGGGAGAGCTAATGGAACAAGTCCTACACTTGAGGGTGATTATGATGGGTACGCGGAGTGTGTAAAAACAGAATTTGATCCGACGGTTGTAACAATCAGTGAATTAATGGGGTATTTATTTGAAATCATTGATCCATACAGTTTAAATAAACAAGGCCAGGACGTTGGCGAGAAGTATAGAACAGGAGTATATAGTGAAAAGCCTCAACACTTAAAAGAGGCGAAGGCGTTTCTTAGTGAGAGGGATGATTATGACCTTATAGTAGTTGAAGTACTGCCTCTTACAAACTATGTTATAAGTGCAGAAGAACATCAAGATCGATTAGCTAGATGTCCAGATGATTATTGTCATATTCCAGAAGAAATATTAAATAGATATAAGTAAGTGGTATAACTACATAAGAAAGAAATTCAAGACTATCTAATCAAGCAGACACTTTTAATAGGGAGTAATGAATTATTACAATGAAGTTTTAGTATGTGGAGGTTGTTTTGGTGGTCAATGTAGATATTAGAAGACCTAGGATTGAGGATAGAGAGCAATTAATAGATTTTTTTAAAATTGTGATTATAGATACATTTACTAAAGAAGGCATTGGAGAGAAATTGGATGATATTAGGGATGAAATTAAAGTAAAAGAAAAATATTTAGAAAGTGACTTTTCTAGCAACGGTGAAAAACGCTTTTTTTTGA
Encoded here:
- a CDS encoding peptide-methionine (S)-S-oxide reductase, whose protein sequence is MEVVYLAGGCLWGVQAFIKTLPGVTFTEAGRANGTSPTLEGDYDGYAECVKTEFDPTVVTISELMGYLFEIIDPYSLNKQGQDVGEKYRTGVYSEKPQHLKEAKAFLSERDDYDLIVVEVLPLTNYVISAEEHQDRLARCPDDYCHIPEEILNRYK